The Lolium rigidum isolate FL_2022 chromosome 1, APGP_CSIRO_Lrig_0.1, whole genome shotgun sequence region AATGATCCCAATGAGCGGATAGTTGGAATGTGGGGTCCAGACAAAGATGATAACACAAATCTCCTCAAGAAGATCAACAATTCATTTCTTGAAAAAAGTCTCTTTGATTTTGTTATCTTTGTTCCAAGCCTCAACGATTGCTCGGTAAAAAATATTCAATCTGAAATCATAAGCAGGCTCGGTATCAAGCAGGATGGTAATGAGGCAACTCGAGCCACTAGGATATGTGGACAGCTCGAGAACAAAAATTTCCTGCTGATTGTGGATGACCTCCGTCAGAATCTGGACCTTCGAGCGGTTGGCATTCCATATCCTCTTGGATTTGTGGGAGAGAAGAAGAGGAAAGTGGTAATCATGTCACTATCAGGATACAGATTCGTTGGTAATCTAATGGGTGTGAACAAAGATATTGAACTGCCTATTTTGCAAGAGGAGGAAGCACGCGAGCTATTTAGACAGTCAATAAATTACCAAGGCGATCTTTATTCTGATCCCAACATCGGGCCACATGCTACTAATCTGGTACGGGCAATAAATGGTCTGCCATCGGAACTGGTACGTTATGGGAAGTCAATGCGTGGAACAACGGATGCAAGTTCCTGGAAAGTTGCTATATATGATGCAGCAAGTAAATTTTCGAGGTCACGTTCGGTAAGTGTTGATTTGTGTAAAAACACAAATTTTCTAGGAATCTATACCTGATCATAAATCCATTTTTTGGTACTAACTTATGTCTGTTTTTTATGCCTTGAAGATAGAAGACACTCTCCGTCTCATTGAGGATGATCCCACCTTGGGGATAATTGGAATATGGGGTCCGGGTGGAGTGGGAAAAACACATCTTCTGAAAAAAATCCAAGGCTTTTTCAGAGGAAGGATGACGGTTATATGGGTGACAGCCTCCAGCCAGTGTTCAGTGTCGAAGGTCCAAACTCAAATTTTGGATGAGCTGAAACTGAAAGGTGATGGTAATGTGGGAAACCAAAGTGGTATAATCCATGACTTCCTGGAGAATAAAAGCTTTCTGTTACTGTTGGATGACCTTTGGGAAAGAATTGATCTTGAAGCAGTTGGCTTACCACTTCCCCTTGGAATTGAACCTTTGAGCAAACTAAAGAGAAAAGTTGTGCTCACAACAAGATTTACATCCGTTTGTGGTGGGATGGAGGTCAGAAAACAGATTCAAGTTCCATATCTGCAGGAGACTGAGGCATGGGAGCTATTTAGAGTGAAGGTTGGCGACCAAACTCTTTTTTCTCCTGGTATTGAGGATCGTGCAAGAATACTTGTGACTGAAATGAAGGGCTTGCCTTTAGCTTTGGTAACTGTGGGAAGGGCAATGTATGGGAAATTTCGTCCGGATCAATGGGATTCTGCCATCCAACATATGAAAaagtcatgctgcattgacacaaatGAAGACCCACTGAAAATGGAGGAAGAAGTTTTCAGAAAGATCATGTTTAGCTATGATAACTTGAAAAGCGAgaggctgaagaaatgtttcttgACTTGTGCACTGTGGCCAGAGGATCATGAGATTCGCAGGGAAAAGCTTGCTCAATGCTGGATTGGCTTAGGTCTGGTGGATGTGGGGGACATACAAAATCCCTACACAAAAGCTTATAGTGTGATGGGCGACCTTATAGGTGCATGTTTGTTAGAGGGTTGTGGAGAATCGAATGATTGTGTCAAACTTCATGATGTGATTCGTGATATGTCTTTATGGATCTCTTGTGGCTGCGGTGAGAACAATGACAACTGGTTTGTCCGTGCAGGAGTTGGGCCAGATGAAAATTTTAGCATCCCTTGGAGCAGTGCAGAATGCATCTCATTAATGTTCAGCAGGATGAAGAAACTTCCTTCTATTGGTGATCCGCTGAAACTGAGGGTGTTATGCCTTAAAAACAATATGTTGGATGAAACAATAATAGATCGAGTACTTGTGAATTCTGCTAAACTGACATATCTGAACTTGAGCTATACTAAACTCAAAGGGATACCTGAAAGCTTATGTCATCTGGCAGAACTGAGACATCTCGATTTGTCACTTAATGAAGGGATAAAGGAAGTGCCTCGCAGCTTTGGAAACCTCATTAAGCTCAAGTTCCTGTACCTGGAGGGCagcaaaatagaaaaaataccAAATGAGGTCATATCTAGACTTGTAGCATTGGAAATAATACACGTGGATCTTATGCGGGTGTCTGATTCTACCAGATCTGATGTATTTAGAGAGTTGGGCACACTGAATCACTTGAAAGTTGTTGTTACATCAGTAAGACTTCTGGATTCATGGACATCACTTCATGATGCGGCTGACCTACCCATTCGGTCtttaagtttggatatatctcgtgAAATAAAGGAATTCCATCTCTATGATATTTTATCATTGGACTTCGCACAAACGACCTTGTGTGAAATGGATATTGCAGGCGACAGAGATGTAGATATAACATTAATACAGAGGCTTGAACAACAACCCTGCAGTTTTGGTGTTCTTAATAAACTGACCATCCGTATTTTTCCAGCATTGACAACA contains the following coding sequences:
- the LOC124649989 gene encoding probable disease resistance protein At1g61300, which produces MSAEEVARMDNPSGGRFNNAGRRAWWYGRDVDRTLREYAYRPRVRGQREPVHFPQVASMAPTPTEQGAPTQTATSGTSRMGSSAVGRTRSATPAPPSDGVVIRDDARRASSAPARRTTGSGHRSRAGVQQKIRDDQHTLEAVPTDQARLWLESANSAISEEEANHLLYEQRYRLCGCCYPNFLENYKISKRADEQQKHVKSITSNAPGDNNITRAPDPRPVESMLVDPAPMPRSREVILEDALRFIKSNDPNERIVGMWGPDKDDNTNLLKKINNSFLEKSLFDFVIFVPSLNDCSVKNIQSEIISRLGIKQDGNEATRATRICGQLENKNFLLIVDDLRQNLDLRAVGIPYPLGFVGEKKRKVVIMSLSGYRFVGNLMGVNKDIELPILQEEEARELFRQSINYQGDLYSDPNIGPHATNLVRAINGLPSELVRYGKSMRGTTDASSWKVAIYDAASKFSRSRSIEDTLRLIEDDPTLGIIGIWGPGGVGKTHLLKKIQGFFRGRMTVIWVTASSQCSVSKVQTQILDELKLKGDGNVGNQSGIIHDFLENKSFLLLLDDLWERIDLEAVGLPLPLGIEPLSKLKRKVVLTTRFTSVCGGMEVRKQIQVPYLQETEAWELFRVKVGDQTLFSPGIEDRARILVTEMKGLPLALVTVGRAMYGKFRPDQWDSAIQHMKKSCCIDTNEDPLKMEEEVFRKIMFSYDNLKSERLKKCFLTCALWPEDHEIRREKLAQCWIGLGLVDVGDIQNPYTKAYSVMGDLIGACLLEGCGESNDCVKLHDVIRDMSLWISCGCGENNDNWFVRAGVGPDENFSIPWSSAECISLMFSRMKKLPSIGDPLKLRVLCLKNNMLDETIIDRVLVNSAKLTYLNLSYTKLKGIPESLCHLAELRHLDLSLNEGIKEVPRSFGNLIKLKFLYLEGSKIEKIPNEVISRLVALEIIHVDLMRVSDSTRSDVFRELGTLNHLKVVVTSVRLLDSWTSLHDAADLPIRSLSLDISREIKEFHLYDILSLDFAQTTLCEMDIAGDRDVDITLIQRLEQQPCSFGVLNKLTIRIFPALTTVRWMGTSPKSVFPSLTCLSVIACKQLEHLSWAMYLPCLEKLDVSDNPSMRKAFTRYHVDNGQESSQTFPCLKTLGIWDCRSLVTIADPGVTFPSLEVLQIGDCPKLKKLPFNMDRLPLSLKVLHMGSKSWRRLELEKGVRSFLKPKLQY